The Anaerobranca californiensis DSM 14826 genomic sequence CGTTAAAAAGGCAGGGCTATAACAGTAAAGATATTTTAGATAAAGTTTTATTAACTGCTATGGAAAAGGTGGGGGAATATTATGAAAAAGGGATTTTTTATTTACCTCAATTACTAGGGGCAGGGGAAGCTGCCAAAGAGGTATTTAATCAATTAAATTTAGAACTTTTAAAAGAGGAGATAAAAACCAAAGGGACTGTGGTTTTAGCCACCGTTGAAGGAGATATCCATGATATTGGGAAAAATATTGTCTCGATAATTTTGCAAAATAACGGGTATAAAGTTGTTGACTTAGGAACTAATGTATCACCTTCAACTATTGTAGAAAAAGCTATAGAAGTAAAGGGAGATGTTATCGCTTTAAGTTCTTTACTAACAACGACTTTACCGAAGATGGTTGAGGTTGTCCAGCTTTTAAAGGAACAAAACCTTTCAATACCTGTGATGGTAGGGGGAGCAGTAGTTACTGAGGAATTTGCTAAATCTATCGGAGCATATTATGCTGCCAATGGAATGGAAGGGGTAAGGGTGTTACAGAAAATTATAAAAGGTTAGGTGAAAATTGTGGAAAATGTATATAAGGATATATATAAATTAGAGATACCTTTACCGGATAATCCATTAAAAAAAATCAATACATATTTAATTAAAGGAGCAGAAAAAAGTTTGCTTATAGATACTGGTTTTAATCATCCTACCAGTAAAGAAGTTTTATTAAAAGGATTAAAGGAGTTAAAGGTAACTTTAGATAAGATAGAACTTTTTGTAACCCACCTTCACTCCGATCATTCGGGACTTGCAGGATTTTTTAGCAATCAAGGGGTAAAGGTATATGCCAGTAATGTAGATGGTCCACTGATCAATGAAATGACAGGGAGTAGTTACTGGGAAAGGTTAATGGAAAAGGTAAAGTTATATAATTTAGAAATTGATAATATCACTTATGAAGACAATCCAGGATATAAATATTGTGCAAAAGAACCTATTGACTTTGAACTATTAAAGGAAGGGGATCCGTTGAAGGTTGGAGATTATACCTTTGAAGTAGTTGATATATCCGGCCATACACCGGGTCAAATTGGCCTTTATGAAAGAAACCACAAATTATTTTTTGGTGG encodes the following:
- a CDS encoding MBL fold metallo-hydrolase, with product MENVYKDIYKLEIPLPDNPLKKINTYLIKGAEKSLLIDTGFNHPTSKEVLLKGLKELKVTLDKIELFVTHLHSDHSGLAGFFSNQGVKVYASNVDGPLINEMTGSSYWERLMEKVKLYNLEIDNITYEDNPGYKYCAKEPIDFELLKEGDPLKVGDYTFEVVDISGHTPGQIGLYERNHKLFFGGDHVLDQITPNIAFWGFQYNSLDLYLNNLEKISQYSIDYLFPSHRNIIRDHRRRIEELINHHEKRLEEVLNILKGGEKTVRNVAKEMKWSSKLKNWEEFPSPQKWFAAGEAMSHLEHLVLLDRVERTNKDGILYYKV